A genomic stretch from Desulfosoma sp. includes:
- a CDS encoding methylmalonyl-CoA mutase family protein: protein MGQKMFSESQLDRMEKEYKDWLQEYEKALQKMPERLERFSTVSDMEVKALYTPLDIKEKDYLQDIGFPGQYPFTRGVQPTMYRARLWTMRMFAGLGTAEDTNKRFHYLIEHGETGLSTAFDFPTLMGYDTESPLARGECGKCGVAIDTIDDMQRLFAGINLEEVTTSMTINPPASVIWAMYIANAENEGYDRRKLGGTIQNDCLKEFIAQKTLMLPPEPSLRLVVDTVEFGTYEVPRWNTISISGYHIREAGATAVQELAFTIYDGITYVEECLKRGLKVDDFAGRLSFFWNSHIDFFEEIAKMRAARRLWARLMKDRFKAQKPRSMMCRFHTQTAGCSLTAQEPYNNIIRTTTEALAAILGGTQSLHTNSLDEVYMIPSEEAVRIALRTQQILADETGVANVIDPLAGSYFVEALTDKMEEEAMVYIRKLDELGGMVAAIEKDYPQMEIADAAYHFQQQVEKGEKIIIGVNKFPSARPDLEFVLRIDDELENFQIERTRQFKAKRDKVKLQKAMDELRRRCEGPPCWENNVMPALIEAVRAGATEQECCDLYREVFGTYSDPGTF from the coding sequence ATGGGCCAAAAGATGTTTTCGGAATCACAATTGGATCGCATGGAAAAGGAATACAAGGACTGGCTGCAGGAGTACGAAAAGGCTCTGCAAAAGATGCCGGAACGATTGGAACGGTTTTCCACCGTGTCCGACATGGAAGTGAAGGCGCTTTACACACCGCTGGACATCAAGGAAAAGGATTACTTGCAGGACATTGGGTTTCCGGGGCAGTATCCTTTTACGCGAGGTGTTCAGCCCACCATGTATCGGGCGCGTCTATGGACTATGCGTATGTTTGCCGGGCTCGGCACCGCCGAAGACACCAACAAACGGTTTCATTATCTTATCGAGCATGGGGAGACGGGGCTGAGCACCGCCTTTGATTTTCCGACCCTGATGGGCTATGACACCGAATCTCCATTGGCCCGTGGCGAATGCGGCAAGTGCGGTGTGGCCATCGACACCATCGACGACATGCAGCGTCTCTTTGCGGGGATCAATCTGGAAGAAGTCACCACCTCCATGACCATCAATCCTCCGGCTTCCGTCATCTGGGCCATGTACATTGCCAATGCGGAAAACGAGGGCTACGATCGAAGGAAGCTGGGCGGCACTATTCAAAACGACTGCTTAAAAGAGTTCATCGCTCAAAAGACTCTGATGCTCCCTCCGGAACCGAGCCTTCGGCTTGTGGTGGACACCGTGGAATTCGGAACCTATGAAGTGCCGCGATGGAACACCATCAGCATCAGCGGCTACCACATTCGAGAAGCGGGGGCCACGGCCGTTCAAGAATTGGCCTTCACCATCTACGACGGGATCACCTATGTGGAAGAGTGTCTCAAGCGGGGTCTTAAGGTGGATGACTTTGCGGGGCGCTTGTCCTTCTTCTGGAATTCTCATATCGATTTCTTCGAAGAAATCGCAAAAATGCGTGCCGCACGACGCCTGTGGGCCCGCTTGATGAAGGATCGTTTCAAGGCGCAAAAGCCACGTTCCATGATGTGTCGTTTCCACACCCAGACAGCGGGTTGTTCTCTGACAGCTCAGGAACCGTACAACAATATTATTCGTACCACCACGGAAGCTCTAGCGGCCATTCTGGGCGGCACCCAATCCCTGCATACCAACTCGCTGGACGAAGTGTACATGATTCCCAGTGAGGAGGCGGTGCGCATTGCATTGAGGACCCAGCAGATTTTGGCCGACGAGACGGGCGTGGCCAACGTGATTGACCCTCTGGCCGGTTCCTACTTTGTGGAAGCCCTGACAGACAAGATGGAAGAAGAGGCCATGGTTTACATCCGTAAGCTCGACGAGCTGGGCGGCATGGTTGCGGCCATTGAAAAGGACTATCCGCAGATGGAAATTGCGGATGCAGCTTATCACTTTCAGCAGCAGGTGGAAAAGGGCGAAAAAATCATCATCGGAGTCAACAAATTCCCCAGTGCTCGACCGGATCTGGAATTTGTGCTTCGCATCGACGATGAATTGGAAAATTTCCAGATTGAGCGCACACGCCAGTTTAAGGCAAAACGAGACAAGGTCAAGTTGCAAAAGGCTATGGATGAGCTACGTCGGCGCTGCGAAGGGCCGCCTTGTTGGGAAAACAATGTGATGCCGGCTCTGATCGAAGCGGTGCGAGCCGGTGCCACGGAACAGGAGTGTTGCGATCTCTATCGGGAAGTCTTCGGCACCTATAGCGACCCGGGAACTTTCTAG
- a CDS encoding CoA transferase, with the protein MAREDYFKWAESVLDPSKTFKKPEALADIKIVELCTLILGPSLPSYLSELGATVFKVELPGMGDTMRSLTPFAKFFNGAAMGWLKEARNKYHLAIDVRVPEGVELFRELVKRSDVVVENLRAGTMDKWGIGYRQLREINPRIIYIALNGFGQWGPYLERPSYDAIAQSESGEAWISGFPDKLPMKAGIWLADYYGGLVGAIGVLAALAHRDRTGRGQYIEYSQAENLMRAMDWTWLYQHFTGKCRERYGNRDVSICPADIVPSKDGEMVAIGAATDKQFQGLCRAMGKPELAQDPRFATHQERLKEENAVELLSLIRNWVAGKTYAEIDQLAGQYAFGAEKVANGKDHFEDEHLRKRNFTYYVDDPIYGEFWEEGIAPKLSETPGRIKWAGKPVGFDNEYVLKRFLGLKTKKIKYLKEKNIIGKWVDVPPGRKPPQNWDGTSGVLLV; encoded by the coding sequence ATGGCACGAGAAGACTATTTCAAATGGGCGGAGAGTGTTCTTGATCCTTCCAAGACCTTTAAAAAGCCGGAAGCTCTGGCGGACATCAAGATCGTAGAGTTATGCACGCTGATTTTGGGGCCTTCTTTACCCAGTTATCTTTCTGAACTGGGGGCGACTGTCTTCAAGGTGGAACTGCCTGGCATGGGGGACACCATGCGGTCTCTGACCCCTTTTGCCAAGTTCTTTAACGGAGCGGCCATGGGGTGGCTCAAGGAAGCACGCAACAAGTATCATCTGGCCATCGATGTGCGCGTGCCCGAGGGTGTGGAGCTTTTCCGGGAACTGGTCAAACGCTCTGACGTGGTGGTGGAAAATCTTCGTGCAGGCACCATGGACAAGTGGGGTATCGGCTATAGACAATTGCGTGAGATCAACCCGAGGATCATTTACATTGCCCTGAACGGCTTTGGACAATGGGGGCCGTATCTGGAACGTCCGTCTTATGACGCCATTGCGCAGTCCGAATCCGGGGAAGCCTGGATCAGTGGTTTTCCGGACAAACTTCCCATGAAGGCGGGCATCTGGTTGGCGGACTATTATGGAGGTCTTGTGGGTGCGATTGGTGTATTGGCCGCTTTGGCCCATCGAGACCGCACAGGACGCGGCCAATACATCGAGTATTCTCAGGCGGAAAACCTTATGCGCGCCATGGACTGGACGTGGCTGTACCAGCATTTTACCGGCAAGTGCCGAGAACGTTATGGAAACCGAGATGTGAGCATTTGCCCGGCGGACATCGTTCCCAGCAAAGACGGGGAAATGGTGGCCATCGGAGCGGCGACGGACAAACAGTTTCAAGGGCTGTGCCGGGCCATGGGCAAACCGGAACTGGCCCAGGATCCTCGGTTTGCCACGCACCAGGAAAGGCTGAAGGAAGAAAACGCCGTGGAACTTTTGTCCCTCATTCGAAATTGGGTTGCAGGCAAGACCTATGCGGAAATCGACCAATTGGCCGGTCAATACGCTTTTGGTGCCGAGAAGGTGGCCAACGGCAAGGATCACTTTGAAGATGAGCACTTGAGAAAACGCAATTTTACCTACTACGTGGATGATCCAATCTACGGGGAATTTTGGGAGGAAGGTATTGCGCCCAAGCTTTCGGAAACCCCGGGGCGCATCAAATGGGCCGGTAAACCTGTGGGCTTTGACAATGAATATGTCCTCAAGCGTTTTCTCGGCCTCAAAACCAAGAAAATCAAATACCTCAAAGAAAAGAACATTATCGGCAAATGGGTGGACGTTCCTCCCGGTCGCAAGCCTCCGCAGAACTGGGACGGCACATCAGGTGTCCTTTTGGTTTAG
- a CDS encoding CoA transferase, with translation MEKEQSWGDWIRELDDPAKNREKPEALDHITVLDVSYANMAGCFCTSTLAEFGANVIRIEPPGGDPARTFSPWGYLHKGTGLGYLNEGRNKFHVTLNLECEEGQEIFRKLAKRADVVVETFLPGTMDGWGIGYRQLKELNPRLIYCALYTYGQFGPKAACGKADVDVVDQAYSGIVSVSGEPPEDPQNPKPSEVPTKQGNWMGWYAGGAWACVAILAALHYRVQSGKGQFIDVSPAEAYGRCINYGITYYYGFKDTIPRVGNYDVGVFPYTYFKCKDGFAFLSGFADPNWKALCTIINRPDLQQQFPTIFERLNVDNMKVMYKEIEKWTMAHTYDEIFDAVMDYNKNIGQGVVVPGRISSPMDTMKAENWWVRMALETIDDPHYGEVTIANHAHKMTETPPRVKWICRPVGADNYYIYAKMLGYGPKRLEELKEKGVL, from the coding sequence ATGGAAAAAGAACAAAGCTGGGGCGATTGGATTCGGGAGTTGGACGATCCGGCAAAGAACCGTGAAAAGCCTGAAGCGCTGGATCATATTACAGTGTTGGATGTGAGCTACGCCAACATGGCCGGATGTTTCTGCACATCCACTTTGGCGGAATTCGGTGCCAATGTCATTCGTATTGAACCACCAGGAGGAGACCCGGCTCGTACTTTCAGCCCTTGGGGTTACCTGCATAAGGGCACCGGCCTGGGGTATTTGAACGAAGGGCGCAACAAGTTTCATGTGACCTTGAACTTGGAATGTGAAGAAGGCCAGGAAATCTTTCGAAAATTGGCCAAACGGGCCGATGTGGTGGTGGAAACCTTTCTTCCCGGCACCATGGATGGCTGGGGGATCGGGTACCGTCAGCTTAAGGAATTAAACCCCCGCCTCATCTATTGCGCTCTTTACACTTACGGTCAATTCGGCCCCAAGGCCGCTTGCGGCAAGGCTGATGTGGACGTTGTGGACCAGGCCTATTCCGGGATTGTGTCCGTCAGTGGAGAACCACCGGAAGATCCTCAAAACCCAAAGCCGTCGGAAGTTCCAACCAAGCAAGGGAACTGGATGGGATGGTATGCCGGTGGTGCGTGGGCCTGTGTGGCCATTCTAGCGGCGCTTCACTACCGCGTCCAGTCCGGCAAAGGTCAATTTATCGACGTGTCTCCGGCCGAAGCTTACGGTCGATGTATCAACTATGGCATCACCTACTACTATGGCTTTAAAGATACCATACCTCGAGTGGGTAACTACGACGTAGGTGTTTTTCCATATACGTATTTCAAATGTAAAGATGGTTTCGCCTTTTTGTCCGGTTTCGCCGATCCCAACTGGAAGGCGCTCTGCACCATCATCAACCGTCCGGATTTGCAGCAACAGTTTCCCACCATTTTCGAACGCCTGAATGTGGACAATATGAAAGTCATGTACAAGGAAATCGAAAAGTGGACCATGGCGCACACTTATGATGAAATTTTTGATGCGGTCATGGACTACAACAAGAACATCGGGCAGGGTGTGGTGGTTCCCGGCCGCATCAGTTCGCCGATGGACACCATGAAGGCGGAAAACTGGTGGGTGCGTATGGCGTTGGAAACCATCGACGATCCCCATTACGGCGAGGTGACCATTGCCAATCACGCTCACAAAATGACGGAAACACCCCCAAGGGTCAAATGGATTTGCCGACCCGTAGGTGCGGACAATTATTACATCTATGCGAAAATGTTGGGCTATGGACCTAAACGGCTTGAAGAACTGAAAGAAAAAGGCGTTCTATGA